The region aaaaatCACATAAGCGATAAAGTGGCAAAACATTTGCATATTATACAGCTTTAAAGAAACTTAGAATACACAACAAATGATGTTTGCATTCTAAAATATGGTAAAAAATATATTGCTTTAACGAAAATACAACAAAACAGATCCCAATACCATGCCCCATGGTTCTAAATTTACCCACTCTTACTTCGACCAAGCGACCGTATCGATTTCAGCTTGTGCACTCCTATATAATTCCAGTCTCTTCGCAAGAGCGGATCGGCGTTCCATGATTGCTGGATCCTCATTCAATAATGCCGATAATCGTTTTTGCTACAAAAGAAATTTCCCAGAAATCATTCACTGATCATTTGTTTCACCAAAATAAGTAACAGACGGTAAGTTGACTCTTATAAACCTTGAAGAATACTAAACTCAATGTCAAAAGATAGAAAAATAGCAGGCAAATTTTATTTGGTACATGAACAATATAAGCAAAGATGGGAATATACCGGAGTTTCACTCATAGCCTTGTGAACCAGATCCTTCAGAATGGAATGAGTCTGAAAAATGTAACAAATGAAATCAATCCAATTTGAAGCATCAGTCTATGACCAACATGATCCCTAGTAAACCGAGACCTTAATAGCAGTTAAAAATTATCAACATTTTTTATGTAAGACAACTAAATAGTAGAGGATAGCAAGAATATTGAtacttgaaagaaaaaaaatgtgttttaaGAATCACAACTGAACTGATgctgaaagaaaaagaaaaccagaTGATCTTGGCATGCCAAATTGAATATGACAGATATagcatttttctaaaatttacttTCATACCGCATCAACAGCAGCCTCAGCTGGACCTCTGATAGTAACTAAAGTAGATTCAATCAAACGACGGTATCCTTGTTCAGGAGCTATTAAATGTGGTTGATAGCCATCAGCTTCAATAATGAGCTTCCTAATATTCTCCATTGATAGTTGCCTGTCAAATTGCAACCTTTTCAAAGCAGCAGAAAGTTGGTTGTCGAAAACATTGTAAACCTTATCACCACCAGTACGCCTGTGAACAACATTGAAAGTCAAGACAAAATCTCTAACAAAATTAGCAAAATTGAATGATGTTGAAGACAGGTGTATTAAGGAAGGTAAAACAAAAAAGACGTGATACATACACCCCATCCAAATGTTCtctgaaattttgataaaaaatacgGCAAATCTCCATAATTGTGTACAACTTCCCCTGTATAAGCATCTCAATCATCAGTAATTCCTAAATAGCTTATAACTAATAATCAACTGCAAGTGGAATAGCCAAAGAATTCCAAACTCCACACACAAGAGCACACTTACACCCGCATCAGCTGCAATAGGCTTTCCAAGGCGACTCAATTCGGTTTCAAGTTCAGCAATTGTTTTATTAATAAGGGACTGAATGCCAGGGATTCTAGACTTGATAACAGTTTCCAAATGCTGAGACATTAACCATTATGACAAAGATAATACAACTTAAGAAAAGATAGCAGTAAACCCAGTATCATCTTGTCCTTTACAAGAAAGTATAGGATAAAAAGTTCAATCTAATGATCAATAAACAGAATTCTACTTCTTTGAGAGAAAATGTTTAGAAATTAGCTAAAATTGCATAAGAACAGTAAGTATATGTGAATGACGCATATCAAACTCATTGCAGCTTCAATCTAATTTACTATATCAGTCCCCATTCAACCAAATTATCACATGTAAAATCTTTCAAACCATCAATAGATATCAATAGATAATTATCACAtaattatattttcaataaaCTGTGTGCCTGCACAGAATCAACTTACCACAAAATTTGGGCAATTACTCTTCAAAACGTCTCAAACAATGTCTCTTCAAGGAGATCAGTTTCATCAATTGTGTCAAAGTTGAACTTCACCTAAAAACAGATGTAGGTTCCCAAGAATAAACACAATAGCAACCTACAACATCTAATTAACCAAATAGAATGCACAAAATGCATACCAGTACTGTATGTTGGACATTATATTTGTTCTTGCAACATTCACGGTTCTCAGAAGGTGTTGGCATGAACTAGCAAATCCCTTGTGTGACCTAAAGGAAACAATATTACAAAgtgaaagtaaaaaattaatgTCCACCTGTTTAGGGGAATCTCAGTAGCATCAAAGAAGCATCAGAGGAAAATTGGTCTAATCAAACTAGCAAATCACCCTCACTTTTGTGTTACATTTGCTCAATAAGATTCGAGTTACAAACTCCAAATTGGAGTCTCATCCACTAGAACAGTCTAAACACAAAAGTTGAAGAAGTGAATACACTAACAAGGCAGTAACCTTTACCTTTCAAGAGAGCAATCGGTCGAAAGAGTATCGAAACCCACTACTTGAGAGCAATCGAAAGAGTGCCGACTGGTTGAGAAGGCCAATCGAAAGAGTGACAGAGaagttgtaaagaaaaagaaaagaagggagaAGGTAGAAGGAAATCAGTTGAAACTTGAGCAAATGGGCAGAATGTAGAAGGAATGAAGACAATGGGGAAGGCAATCGGGAGGGTAAAATAGAGAGCAAATCGACAGAGAGCAAATCGaccgaaaaagaaaagaaatgaaacgGGGGAGCAAGCTTGAAGGAACGGAAGAGGAACACAGGGGATcgggggagggtaaaacagggagggttTGCTGAAGCCGTTCCTAATCTGGGCAAAAggggggaatagaaatcggtgaTTTTCAGCGATTAGGAAAGTAACCGATTACACCCGTATTACcaatgtgacaacccaaattagaccctggtcggaatgtggtttcgagaccacattaccgagccaaaaatttatttttgtgttttaattgcataaatttttgtgtgacagtgaatatatgagaaattaaatgcttaatattagcattaggattgtgaattaattcaaaaaggacctagttgacgaagttagaaaagatgatagatgaattataaggagtaattaataatagggtgaggaagcatggctttgcatgtcaaattgcccataaaatacatggtggccggccaaggagtgatgatgctccactcattctaatttaatatgttttcttttggtgaacaaatgatggggataataatagaaaagggaacaaaaaaaaatgggtgtcatacttgccatctcctagccgaaaaaccaagaaaaagaaggggagaaaaaacttggaaagaattcggccattgcttgtgcctaggaggagtgtttgatgttgtggcatgaaaaatgagggagtttgaatgcttaataaggagggaagaaggagtgttcatgttttctttcttttgcaattgttctaactagaggaagaagaggaagcaagattcggccaaggtggtcctttaagtggattaaggtatgttaatgctctatcattgaaaatctttgtatatttggagtggccaccaagtatagaagctagctcatggcaaatgtttttttttgtaaagttaagaagatgacattcggccatggatggttgtatttctttgatgacgtttttgatgctttagggtattgagggttgattgtagatgaggtgagtttcttgatttaaaatttgatggatgttaagctagttaggcaaccaaaggttcaatatttttgttatgtggttatatgtgcatttcggccatggtctttgtttgaatttgagatttgtaatgtgattttattaaattgtctatgaatttttggttgttgatttcatggtaatggtatattgaatccatgacttgaatccatgaaaatttagtaaggttgcattcggcaacttgcttggaataaaaaattgatgtctaagcttaggtgatttcgatgatgatatatatatattcataagtatattgagttgattcggctttggtagttgcatgaggttattagccgaatatactaacatacatatacatgtgaaattggattgtaaatttttaacaaggtggttaaactagttaaattattgatttagctcaaggagttaaaggaggtgaatcgagcaaaggcaaagaaaaggttatcgagtagccgagttggaaccgtcttacccaacacgaggtaagtcattaagcatgtagttggtattatttcaaatggtcataatgtgtatgtattgatgccgAATGgaaggaataaatatacatatatatatgcatgtacgtatgtgatgatgaaattgttgaatgaaagaaaagaggtaagatgtactgagttgttgatctcggcactaaacgtgcgggatgaccatttatgaccatgagattggcgctaagtgcgcgggattaaattgtacagcactaagtgtgcgattcgactatgttgcactaagtgtgcgaattgaatatgatgcactaagtgtgcgaattgaccatgcggcactaagtgtgcgagtttgactatgtagcactaagtgtgcgatttgattatatagcactgagtgtgcgggctcaatatacattcgtgaatcattatggacactatgtgtgcgacactattgagtcgatcgcggacagcggatcgggtaagtgtcttgagtacgtggctaataggtgctatgcttatacttggtgttgagctcggtaagttcaaacctatgtgacaaatatacttgaagtcaagtacataaaatttatcgtaggatgggtgaaaggccgtttagtcgtttgcttgtaacgaaaataaatcgatttatgaaaatgcttcaatgtcctattgatgagtatatagaatgtgaatgcatgaattgatatgaaattgaatcgataggttggaggaactatggtatggttcggtatggatggagtaaattgcctcgttccattttgtttcctcttgtgataatgttattgatagatggtagtgcattgcttatgacttactgagttataaactcactcgatgtttccttgtcacccattataggttgcttggactcatctatttttgcggggtcgggccgtcatcgaagtcatcacaccggatagcaagttttggtactttctttttagttggcttagaggaacattttggcatgtataagctattacgttgtgtttgaactttggcatgtaaactttaagccatgcgaaaatggcacgaatgttcgaaagagttggatcaagggtaggcatgaaatggacctagttactttcgtaacagatgctggcagcagcagtgtcatgagattgaaaaatcactaaaaatagtaggagtggaattaattgatgaataaattatgtaatcgaagctcgatgagtctgttttcatgaggaagtaacgaaaagatcatatgggcagtatattaagagataatcagatttttgtgggacagggccagaacggtttctggattccctgctccgagtttggaaatttattataaattaaccagagataattaggggtcgtaccatacatgtacagattcctctctgagtctagttttcatagaaacaaacggcatcagtattgaagccccgtgcagggagatatccaagtcgtaatgggcaaaggttagtgtagtcgacccctgcaacttgggagactttgactaataaactgtactaattggcccgaccaaaaattctagaaaaaaatacatagatgggcacatgagtctagtttctgggaaaaattacggaactgattttcgagttacgaaactcaagatatgatttttaaaacaactagtacacagattgggcagtgtctggaaaatagattttataaggggttaaagtcagttaacacctcgtgttcgactccggtgtcggtttcgagttcggggtgttacaaccaatACTTTAAACCAAACACGGGATAGAGAGGGATTAGGTGgagcccaccgattaggggtgtattggcttagccaatacaccaaaccaaacatattattattgttttaatgctATTTCAAATAGTATGTTAATATGTTATTTATCATGTGAATTGATCAATCTATAAATAAATCAATGCAATGACGGTtatcgagtcccggttgaaccttaggaattcgtaggatacaaatgacatgacattagggatttcatgtttcgggtgttggtcttgaatgtcctactgatgcctgaggtcctgcatttgttgtggattttccacagctcgtgtgagcaacatcgtgtagcttgcATTCCAACCGATAACTTATGTGAGCAaagcccatttcacaactcgtgtgagcaatgatgtaaaggaaaggttagggctctatgtttaagcacacttcgtgtgagcttactcgagtatccgatgatattctagatggttcaacggacaagaaaatggattgaaatggtaagttaccAAATGGATTTATGCATATGCTCATGAAAAGGATGTATGAATCAAATGAtgtattttcatatgaaaatgaCTTATCATATGGTTAATTCAAATGAGtcatgtataaatgcactaacttgtgtattgatgatgatgtataggcttgtgccaagcttgtggtttggGTTATATTATGCTTATAATAATTGTTATGtaaattaaatggtaagttatgttttattttctacgaacttactaagcattatttgcttacgtagtttctttcctatgttttatagattatcggaagctcgaccTGTTTGGAATCTCGTCGGAGATCTTTCACACTATCCAGCATACATATATATAgcagtagtttttgatgttttggccaaggttataatgacatgtataggtggacttgtaatggtatttagttgaatgtttagttgatgttttggtatgtatatatgatGCAAGTTAACTTTGTTGGAACATTTGATGCTTTGCTAGATTGTAACATTATGGCTACCTATGTTGCATGTTTTGAATGGCTCATAaggtatgttttgaattaataTGATTATGACCTAGTTATGGTATGATTTCGTAAGTATTGAATTAGTAATTGATGTTTGAAATGTGATAGTATATGCATGTTTAGATAAGTTTTGATGAATGCATTTGAAGTGCCTTGAATGTCAttttggttagttgaattagggtTTTGAAATGGCATATACATATGTATGTTTAGGTAGGGTTTGATGCCTTGTAGGTGTGCATGAAGTGTTCAAGTGATTATGCATGAATTGGTGTTGGGAATGGCTTGTTTTGGGtgaattttaggtccacacggcctgagacacgggcgtgtgactcaactgtgtgtgatacacggcctggcaacacagccatgtgtctcctaAAGGTTCCTTTCTatgcaagttagtgagttacacagcctggcacataggcgtgtgacatggccatgtgaccttactcaaagagttacacgggtgaggacacgggatgggacacggccatgtgtccctagttcgaagattacacggcctgagacatagaCAAGGGTGTTTGTCTCAGTtttgtgaggcacacggtcgtgtgatcccTATTTCCAAATTTTTGTAACCTTTTCTTAtactttccaaatgttttcaatttagtcccgaattgtttctaagatCTTTCTAAGGCctaagggctcgatttagggacggaATGTATATGTATGATTGGCTTATGATGCGTTTAtgttaatgaaattatgtttaaatgttttggttgtacggtaatgctctgtaaccctaatccggggacaaatatgagttaggggtgttacccTCTCAATTAAAGccctattttaatttagttttcaattctaattagacccaaaatatttattttacccaaaaattatttaaaaccataaaattagtttttctaaaaatatttttatttttgaaatattatttatcgatttttaaataaaattaagctaactaaataaaaaaatgactaaTAAACCAAATTAACTCCTAATTTTCTCTCGGAACCCGGTAAACTTACTCGAAACTACTAGACCTATTTTCAGGGCCTTACATGTATTTactaaaaattgaatttaaaaacttAGCTTGTGCTTGTCTGAAAACAAAACTTATATAGCATGAAACATGCTTACATATTTGTCTTATCAGAatggctatgaaacataaaatatGTTCTCGCACTTAACACACTTATTAGAATATTGTCTCGTTGGATATGCAGATCTTCTTATAATGCTTTAGAATGACTTAAAAAGTCATTATAACATGTCTCATAAGTGTAGCGCGAAGCAATACACTCTCCTGTTCTACAACATGTCCTAGTGAATGGAGCTCaactcgacattcccttatctttcAACATGTCCTAGGGCCTTAACACCCGAAATCCCAGAACTTATAGGTGAGTACGCACAATCCTTTGGTATACCAATATATCAAACATAAGGCTCGCAAAGGAGCACGCACAGAGACTTATCACAGAAAGCTCGCATAGGGTGTTTTCTTGAAAACACTTGCTCATAGAGCTCGCACTAAAGTGCGTAAAACCACAATTTATAAAATCGTACTTTAAAAACATATCTTAAAAAATTTGCTCACTTAGGAGCAcgctaaaacatatctttaaaattatagtttaaaaACATATATTGAAGACAGAGTATCAAACGTGAGATAAGTATTTATATTCataatgttgttaattaagttGGTGTCGTAAGGTGatagggggttgcgcgcggaccaagatcaagttgtcaagtcacgaggaAAACTCCTATGACGCTCTAAAtgaacagatctgaaacgaaacagaaattaaaagattagaactttgaatttccagatctggaataaaaatccccaaatcagcaaagaatcaaattgataataggaataatttttaataaaggttcttggggaatcaagaacatgtaattaaaccccaaagaatactccaatctgccgaatctgaaaagaaagacaCAAACAGCAATTTAAAGttccccaaaattccagcaatcaaaacaacccaaatctgaaaagaagaaatcggcaagaacaaggaatttagggattttgaacgAATTTTGCTGCCAAGAACAAAAGGAGCAATCCGATCTTTAGTAAAGAAGAGGGCGAATCAGATTTGGAATGCTTTGGAACGCctgaaatgcaacaagaacaacaaacaaagtgattaaataaaatcgacacaagcagaatttaaaagaaaaatttgacagcaagaaattaaaagataagtcctaagaagccttgaaatcccgaaagatttcacaactcccttcaaatggctctaatcttccctccaatgaagatcaatggcaagaagaaggctgaagatggctcccacaatcagaaagattgttaaaactacttctaaagaaaactcaagagaaaattcttgaagaactcaaagagaattttcactcaaagcaaatctgaaattttcaatgtagtTGTAATGTGTTCTatgggtggctggccaagccatatatataggccttctaactattttcctaaccctaataggaaaactaaaaaaaaacctaattattgattttcaagggaatttcgtccaatACCTTTATTGGGCTTCTTTGGGctaaatttttacatagaaatttatttataaagtctaaaaattaaaactaagtatttaaagaattaaaattttacaaatttggccactttgacaatttggcctgattttcaactaaatctgatttaaatttctgaattgggcttggaacatcttattgggccttatctttaagaacttgggcttgtaatctgttctctcctgaaattggcttgttaatgctcgtaactgagatccaatgcgccttagttgcaagattcggtttcttggaccaagatttccaagatttgaaatcttggttttttttattcttaaaatcgctcaaaacagcaaaattggaccaagatttggtttcttgattttcttgaaaacaagaaagtgaatcttgattttctttttccttcgtatacgcatctaaggcctttgtgactcgtatcattcccccccttcctcaaaaagattcatccccaaatctgaaaaatcaaatggactcggctttcctcgatcgaacgggactaatggcaattgagccCACTGAAAAAAATAGCCATGAgttagtaaatagcaacacaaacaaacttgtagtccaatcataagcataacaaaacaagtataacgcatgcgaatggacagattcagattaccatgcaaataagctaatttactcgccaatacctcgtcaattattcgaaacaaagatagacatgttttaaggcattcaatcatctcaaattgtttccacaaaccatgaagaaatcgcgagtaataaatcaaatggtaaacgtaatcgtcacaagtaggtatttggaAAGGTCCACAtagttcacagagttgcacaatcataccatgcattaatcgatggACTATAGAgtcactcacacatgcatcaaaaacaataatctttttatcaaccattaaaacagatagatcatcaagaAATAAAATAGGATAGTCAAACACGTTttgatctaagtgttttacaaaaattaaatcatcaacacgatctttgtcactatccgaggagtacaaaggtgtttcaaaagtttcaagcatcttacctttataagtagcagaataagggtcgattttacctttttcattgaATACAAAcattcgctcatcgggggcatagtgtagtcgaagctccgttgttgagttaacctttttCAAATGGAACTCATATTTTATGTATAACCACAGAaattgtttaaggcacgaatataaattgaaaacaaacttggaaaattttgttaccttattcaaaaaccaagtatcaaaataatagaaagtatttgccaaaacagatttgcacaaattcgaggattttacacaaggcaaattaAGAGagtaacaactcacgcttcctttcgtaatgactttatcaaccaaaatcgaagaataacaattaatcagaTCAAAATGAAGGGATCTTTTAATAACTAAGTCaccaataattttcaaatctgcacgggactctgttgctaaaatttccttacctcacttaccttcgggctcatgtagtgtgatttcatcttcaaccttgcctatgttgatcgtatgaaagcgtctttcatcggaaatgtattgaagttgaaagttatctttcggtatttcgggaacctgaaaagtagcaacacaagaaaaattcatatcttggttagtggaaacattcctcactaccctttcctcatctttttcttttgtttcttcaatttctttttcaattttcttgtctGTATCACATTCCTTtccactctcaatctcttttttatctttttcattctctttttcttttttgatttctttttgtgtctttctttcattacaagatagagatgttacaaatgaatcagaacgaaaagactctcgttgggtatgtacGGAATGACTTGCATACGAACAATGATAACCTTTTTGAATTTGATTCTCAGTGGACGAGTACCTTGGGGCATACGAAGAATTACTTATGATTACTTGTTCGTCCCCTTGGAAAATTTCACACTCGAAACTTGCTTTGCATCGTCTTgaattcctcgttgaataggaatcatgatatgaatctcttctcgaatattcGTTGGATGTTCGTCTTCTTGGCACTCTTATTTCTGccctttcacttgaattaagttgtcctcgttgggctcttttctccacccacatctcattgatagtagcactcaatgttcgaagtatggcagcccgttcgtctaactgttgttggatcgTTTTAAGTatatcatggacatcattatggtgATCATCAACTTGACTCATCCTAGACATTTCGTTAGATCAAACCTGCAAAACaaatactcaacactcaaaagaaaaaaattagcaaacctcaccgttagtcactcaaaaagaaaaaaatcaaattctcaatgaggtagaattcagtcttgtgagttctttagtagagtctatatcaaccgatttgaaagtgtatgaaccgaaactaccaaagaatcctaatttgcactaggatgccaaaaactgacgagacaccaattgatttgtgttgcaccgaggaagaattgtgcacaccttaaaaatcctactaacacaaggaaaaagaaggtgttagatagtgtaaagagataataaaggaaaacaaatgaaaacctacagctaagaatcaataaaaattgctgaaattgaaaaacccgaaaaattgcggagtaacttgacaacttcgttcgaggtgttcccgatctccaaaaatcacaaaattaaatctggaatgtccttaaatattgaacttttgatctggaaagtttgggcaccaaactcaacctgctgaatctttttttaaatttttattggatttcatatttttcaatttttttgactttttcaactgaattttttgtgggaaatattttttatattcaatcactatgccaaaaatatgtatgtaaaatttcagattaatcggacaacgtttacccactcaaatgaatttttttcgaaaaatttttctgggtaaaactgatgtttatagtttaaaaaatagagatcagtttagaaatcaaccaagaacacccaaaacacccaaaatctgataccaaatgatagagggttgtgcgcggaccaagatcgagtcgtcaagtcacgggaaactcctacgaagactctaaacgtttggatctgaaacgaaatagcaaaacttaattagaatcaattagatctggaaactaaaaatctccaaatcaataaagaacagccaagaatcaaaacacttatgaatagatgttcttggaagccaagaacacaaaattaagcctcaagattaacttccaatcagccgaaactatcaaagaacacaaaacagcaactaaattaaaaacagatTGCTAAATCAATGGACACTAGTTCAag is a window of Gossypium hirsutum isolate 1008001.06 chromosome D08, Gossypium_hirsutum_v2.1, whole genome shotgun sequence DNA encoding:
- the LOC107908385 gene encoding dynamin-related protein 12A-like produces the protein MSQHLETVIKSRIPGIQSLINKTIAELETELSRLGKPIAADAGGKLYTIMEICRIFYQNFREHLDGVRTGGDKVYNVFDNQLSAALKRLQFDRQLSMENIRKLIIEADGYQPHLIAPEQGYRRLIESTLVTIRGPAEAAVDATHSILKDLVHKAMSETPVYSHLCLYCSCTK